A window of the Mesotoga prima MesG1.Ag.4.2 genome harbors these coding sequences:
- a CDS encoding ABC transporter permease, whose product MWSFIARRLLIMIPMMFFISVICFVITELQPGDFISQYLDNPRISPAQIELLRKNLGLDEPAHIRYWNWIKGIVTRGDFGYSFAFQRPVGELIWERMGWTVFVALGAIVFQWILAVPMGIYSALHPYSFGDYSLTVIGFIGLSVPDFFLALILMYLMLQMGATSVGGLFSPQFVGAPFSLEKFVDLLKHLWIPLVVVGMSGLAGLMRVMRGNMLDVISSPFVTSLRAHGLDEKTVKRHAIKNALNPMVSIAGTELPNVFSGTIIAAIVLNLPTMGPFFYNALLNHDQYLVMTFLMFIAIITQIGNLFADIALAVLDPRIRMS is encoded by the coding sequence ATGTGGTCTTTTATCGCTAGAAGATTGCTTATAATGATTCCAATGATGTTCTTCATATCCGTGATCTGCTTCGTGATCACCGAGCTACAACCCGGTGATTTCATAAGCCAGTATCTGGACAACCCGAGAATTTCACCGGCGCAGATCGAGCTACTCAGAAAGAATCTCGGGCTCGATGAACCGGCCCACATAAGATACTGGAACTGGATCAAGGGGATAGTCACCAGAGGGGACTTCGGCTACTCCTTTGCCTTTCAAAGACCTGTTGGAGAGCTTATATGGGAACGAATGGGCTGGACGGTCTTCGTTGCACTAGGAGCCATCGTTTTTCAATGGATCCTTGCCGTTCCGATGGGAATCTACTCTGCGCTGCATCCATATTCATTTGGTGACTATTCGCTAACAGTTATTGGCTTCATAGGTCTTTCTGTACCGGACTTCTTCCTGGCACTGATCCTTATGTACCTCATGCTGCAGATGGGGGCGACCTCGGTCGGTGGCCTCTTTTCGCCACAGTTCGTTGGGGCGCCTTTCAGCCTGGAAAAGTTTGTGGATCTACTTAAACACCTGTGGATTCCTCTCGTTGTAGTAGGCATGAGCGGTCTTGCTGGACTCATGCGTGTCATGCGCGGGAACATGTTAGATGTCATTTCTTCTCCCTTTGTCACCTCGCTCAGGGCTCACGGGCTCGATGAAAAGACCGTAAAAAGGCACGCGATAAAAAACGCACTCAATCCGATGGTCAGCATAGCCGGAACGGAGCTTCCTAACGTATTCAGCGGCACCATAATAGCCGCTATCGTCCTGAATCTGCCGACGATGGGACCGTTCTTCTATAACGCGCTTCTCAACCACGACCAGTATCTAGTAATGACGTTCCTTATGTTCATCGCCATCATAACCCAGATCGGGAATCTATTTGCCGACATAGCGCTTGCCGTTCTCGACCCACGGATAAGGATGAGCTGA
- a CDS encoding ABC transporter substrate-binding protein, whose translation MRRIFLLVLAVLFTAMLMAAPFVEDSMLTPDPNPRMGGTLYLALTGSPQSFNFYGTLDSNAYSVAGQMLTGLVEAHPVTSAIRPALAESWEVSEDNKEVTFHLRDVKWSDGVPLTADDVIFTFEHFVMNPVARGNSVARFTIEAKPIEWVKVDDSTVKAILPAPYAAFFTVLSHAYIYPSHALESKIDKNRPDSVNDVWLTNTPLNEIPANGPFMLSEYIIDQKVVMTKNPNYWKVDEYGNKLPYVDKIEYLVVSDAQVRLAKFMAGELDYMAVSGNDFPILKERELAGGPFRVFLAEPTQPTPSPIHIAFNFDVENPKLREVFRTTEFRQAMEYALDRERIIDEVYNGLAVLGGVPVLPSNKAFYNPKIEEIRRPFNLAEAARILDELGLKDNDGDGFREYPDGTKFEFVLTLQSSPQEYQDIAYIYSQDLQSIGVKVNLQILDSSLTGQMFGAGSFEAGIRAFGNQPDPQLRKAIWQPGTQLYYWHRTTRDPDTNLPIMENMLDWEKRVYELFEKGQVAMDPVERKSYYDEWQEIYAEYLPVIFVCKGMNLYAANKSLGNVEQNEEGLLSYSSWTVFKK comes from the coding sequence GTGAGGCGAATCTTTCTGTTAGTTCTCGCAGTTCTTTTCACCGCCATGTTAATGGCAGCTCCATTCGTGGAAGACAGCATGCTGACACCTGATCCAAACCCCAGAATGGGAGGGACGCTGTACTTGGCACTTACCGGTTCCCCCCAGTCATTCAATTTCTACGGCACTCTCGATAGCAACGCTTACTCCGTTGCAGGACAGATGCTCACAGGACTCGTCGAGGCTCATCCGGTTACGTCGGCAATCAGGCCCGCCCTTGCAGAGTCGTGGGAAGTCTCGGAAGACAACAAGGAGGTCACCTTCCACCTGAGAGATGTGAAGTGGTCTGATGGCGTCCCTCTGACCGCCGATGACGTAATCTTCACATTTGAGCACTTCGTTATGAATCCCGTAGCCAGAGGAAACTCCGTAGCCAGATTCACAATCGAAGCAAAACCAATTGAGTGGGTAAAGGTCGACGACAGCACTGTCAAGGCTATTCTGCCCGCGCCGTACGCTGCCTTCTTCACAGTTCTATCGCACGCCTATATCTACCCGTCCCATGCGCTTGAAAGCAAGATCGACAAGAACAGACCCGACTCGGTCAACGATGTATGGCTAACAAACACTCCTCTGAACGAGATTCCAGCAAATGGACCCTTCATGCTCTCGGAATACATAATAGACCAGAAGGTCGTCATGACGAAAAATCCAAACTACTGGAAGGTCGATGAATATGGCAACAAGCTTCCTTACGTGGACAAGATCGAGTACCTCGTTGTAAGCGATGCACAGGTGAGGCTTGCCAAGTTCATGGCAGGAGAGCTCGACTACATGGCCGTGAGTGGAAACGACTTCCCGATCCTCAAGGAGAGGGAACTTGCCGGCGGTCCATTTAGAGTCTTCCTTGCCGAGCCTACTCAGCCTACTCCAAGCCCGATTCACATCGCATTCAATTTCGATGTTGAGAACCCGAAACTCAGAGAGGTTTTCAGAACTACCGAGTTCCGCCAGGCAATGGAATATGCCCTTGACAGAGAGAGGATCATCGATGAGGTCTACAATGGACTGGCCGTTCTTGGAGGAGTGCCTGTACTTCCCTCTAACAAGGCCTTCTACAATCCAAAAATCGAAGAGATTCGCAGACCCTTCAACCTGGCAGAGGCCGCGAGAATTCTAGACGAGCTTGGACTCAAAGACAATGACGGAGACGGCTTCAGAGAGTATCCCGACGGGACGAAGTTCGAGTTCGTGCTTACCCTGCAGAGCTCTCCGCAGGAGTACCAGGACATCGCATACATTTACTCTCAGGACTTGCAGAGTATCGGAGTAAAGGTCAACCTCCAGATACTCGATAGCTCGCTAACTGGACAGATGTTTGGCGCCGGCAGTTTCGAAGCTGGAATCAGGGCCTTTGGGAACCAGCCCGATCCCCAGTTGAGAAAGGCGATCTGGCAGCCGGGAACTCAGCTCTACTACTGGCACAGAACAACGAGAGACCCCGACACCAATCTTCCTATCATGGAAAACATGCTTGATTGGGAAAAGAGAGTGTACGAACTCTTTGAAAAGGGCCAGGTCGCAATGGACCCGGTCGAAAGAAAATCCTATTACGACGAATGGCAGGAGATCTACGCGGAGTATCTTCCCGTGATTTTCGTGTGCAAAGGAATGAATCTTTACGCCGCGAACAAGTCGCTAGGAAACGTCGAACAGAACGAAGAGGGGCTTCTCTCTTACTCTTCCTGGACCGTATTTAAGAAATAA
- a CDS encoding anhydro-N-acetylmuramic acid kinase, with protein MIWNEIRDLLSSGTRSILGVMSGTSADGLELAIVNCSGSGKSMKVKLLEHSSVQFESSFHDEIVKTFDPSLSGVDRVNSMNFLIGKRHADAIKSFLNGTEVKVDAIAYHGQTVYHDPAVHATLQIGEADIVSSETGLPVVFDFRKKDMVFGGEGAPIIPYFDWIYFESGIYAVNLGGIANVSYVAEKLEDMKAFDTGPANCLIDLVAKRYFNMEFDEGGKIAARGSVDSAILDVLIERDRRYFERQPPKSTGREIYNETFLEGISFSSPENLVRTLVRFSVFQLVQSINSYLPLGKRIVVTGGGALNPVMIEDLKQLSGLDVEVPDKTFLQAKEAIGMAVLAQEFFNGVEANVPSVTGARKRVVLGKLALP; from the coding sequence ATGATCTGGAATGAGATAAGAGATCTTCTCTCCAGCGGAACAAGAAGCATTCTCGGAGTCATGTCGGGAACGTCGGCCGACGGTTTGGAGCTTGCAATTGTTAATTGTTCCGGGAGCGGAAAGTCCATGAAGGTGAAGCTTCTCGAGCACTCTTCCGTTCAGTTCGAGTCGAGTTTCCACGATGAAATAGTGAAAACTTTCGACCCTTCGCTTTCTGGTGTGGACAGAGTCAATTCGATGAACTTCCTCATCGGGAAAAGACATGCGGATGCAATCAAGTCTTTTCTAAATGGAACGGAAGTCAAGGTTGACGCAATCGCTTACCACGGACAAACCGTTTACCACGATCCCGCAGTGCATGCCACTCTTCAGATTGGTGAAGCGGACATCGTGTCGTCCGAGACTGGCCTTCCGGTGGTCTTTGATTTCAGGAAGAAGGACATGGTCTTCGGGGGTGAGGGAGCGCCTATCATTCCTTATTTCGACTGGATCTATTTTGAAAGCGGCATCTACGCAGTAAATTTAGGTGGTATAGCGAACGTTAGCTATGTGGCCGAGAAGCTTGAAGACATGAAAGCCTTCGACACAGGTCCCGCCAACTGCCTGATAGATTTAGTAGCAAAAAGGTATTTCAACATGGAGTTTGACGAAGGGGGCAAGATCGCCGCCCGGGGCTCAGTCGACAGCGCGATACTCGACGTTCTCATAGAGAGAGACCGAAGATATTTTGAGAGGCAGCCCCCAAAATCGACGGGAAGAGAGATCTACAACGAAACCTTCCTGGAGGGGATCTCCTTCTCCTCTCCGGAAAACCTTGTTAGAACACTCGTTAGGTTCAGCGTATTCCAGTTGGTTCAAAGCATCAATTCATATTTACCTTTGGGGAAAAGAATAGTAGTTACGGGAGGAGGGGCCCTTAACCCCGTTATGATCGAGGATCTTAAACAGCTTAGCGGCCTTGATGTAGAAGTGCCTGACAAAACCTTCTTGCAGGCAAAGGAAGCGATTGGCATGGCAGTTCTAGCCCAGGAGTTCTTTAACGGGGTAGAGGCAAACGTTCCGTCTGTAACAGGAGCGAGAAAGAGAGTTGTCCTAGGAAAACTGGCTTTACCTTGA
- a CDS encoding serine hydrolase domain-containing protein gives MIWNRVDEIVSCGIEKAVYPGAVVLVGKDTEVLYKNTYGFIAVDDNTPTTFETVYDIASMSKVVATTSAIMILVSRGELSLWDTLGDFFDVPESKKGISIFHLLTHTSGMQPYSEAWRELKGRELLKSIIDLEPETVPMEKINYSCLNFITLMAIVEKVTSVKFDEFCSQQIFEPLGMNSTTYLPKSLDHVAPTSEREGKILRGLPDDELAYYLGGVSGNAGVFSSVEDLFKFVSSLMYARLVPSRVFETFISETVSIGESKRHLGWMAPARGSSAGDMLGEEAFGHTGFTGTSIWVDPLTGLFVIMLSNRTNISRRDTIPQIQQIRRRLHNLVFGSLG, from the coding sequence TTGATCTGGAATAGGGTTGACGAAATAGTCTCGTGCGGTATTGAAAAAGCAGTGTACCCGGGAGCTGTAGTTTTGGTGGGAAAGGATACCGAGGTCCTCTACAAGAATACCTATGGCTTCATTGCGGTAGACGACAATACCCCCACGACATTTGAAACTGTTTACGACATCGCAAGCATGAGCAAGGTGGTTGCAACCACAAGCGCGATAATGATTCTCGTTTCGCGCGGGGAGCTTTCTCTTTGGGATACGCTCGGAGATTTCTTCGATGTTCCGGAATCGAAGAAGGGGATATCGATCTTTCATCTGCTCACGCACACTTCAGGTATGCAGCCATATTCCGAGGCATGGCGAGAGCTTAAGGGGCGTGAATTGCTGAAATCCATCATAGATCTAGAACCCGAGACCGTACCGATGGAAAAGATAAACTATTCATGCCTGAACTTCATAACTCTCATGGCCATTGTCGAGAAAGTCACTTCTGTAAAATTCGACGAGTTCTGTTCACAACAGATTTTCGAACCACTCGGGATGAATTCGACCACGTATCTGCCGAAGAGCCTAGATCACGTGGCGCCGACAAGCGAACGGGAAGGAAAGATTCTAAGAGGGTTGCCGGATGACGAACTAGCGTATTATCTCGGTGGAGTGAGCGGAAATGCCGGCGTTTTTTCATCGGTTGAAGATCTTTTCAAGTTCGTCTCCAGTCTAATGTATGCTAGGCTGGTACCTTCCAGGGTCTTTGAAACGTTCATATCTGAAACAGTATCGATAGGTGAAAGCAAACGGCATCTAGGCTGGATGGCACCTGCAAGAGGTTCCAGTGCAGGTGACATGCTTGGAGAAGAGGCTTTTGGACACACCGGCTTTACCGGAACGTCGATCTGGGTCGATCCACTTACGGGACTATTCGTTATTATGCTGTCCAACCGAACCAATATCAGCAGGCGGGATACGATACCGCAGATTCAGCAGATCAGAAGACGCCTGCACAACCTTGTCTTCGGGAGCCTCGGATGA
- the nagZ gene encoding beta-N-acetylhexosaminidase → MNFDEAVGRLFLIGIPGPEIDSETERTLREVKPGAVILFSKNIVDAVQVRALVDDIQRVLGYKPAIAIDQEGGIVSRLRDGFSVSPGAMAIAATGTTENSFVVGRILAREMNAIGVNWNLAPVVDINCNPKNPGIGVRSFGDSPDQVIAYARAFVEGMKSERVMSCLKHFPGKGRVDVDAHLDLPILDIPQSLLYEYELRPFKEIQADSIMPSHIYMPQLQASRVPASMSREILTDLARNVLNYRGVLVADDLGMGGVSNYFTPEEAAIQGLRNGMDYLTYCHDPVVQRRVKKILIREIEKSPELEKRFQESLQRVEKFRVEATSADRFSIEEIASQESLNAMQEISDRSITAILEDSSLLPLPIESVSGIFSVRLSRLVQVEDGPQKGVPTVAREIAQMSDCPIIDFSPNITVEEADRLAANSPGKGVRLVFTENAHLHEGQRKLLLKLSQRTGRTLVIALRNPYDAFLEGVKNCIISYGYEAVSQRSLKKILDGTIKAQGKLPIKIPQEV, encoded by the coding sequence ATGAATTTCGACGAAGCCGTAGGACGGTTGTTTTTGATTGGAATACCCGGTCCGGAAATCGATAGCGAGACCGAAAGGACACTTCGAGAAGTCAAACCCGGGGCGGTTATTCTCTTTTCGAAGAATATCGTCGATGCTGTTCAGGTAAGGGCTCTCGTAGATGACATTCAAAGAGTCCTTGGATACAAGCCCGCAATTGCCATCGATCAGGAAGGTGGGATAGTAAGCCGACTGAGGGACGGCTTCTCTGTTTCGCCCGGAGCTATGGCAATAGCCGCCACTGGAACCACCGAAAACTCCTTCGTTGTTGGAAGAATACTTGCCAGAGAGATGAACGCCATAGGTGTGAATTGGAATCTCGCTCCCGTCGTCGATATTAACTGCAATCCCAAAAACCCGGGAATCGGAGTAAGGAGTTTCGGCGATTCTCCGGATCAGGTTATAGCCTACGCAAGGGCCTTTGTAGAGGGTATGAAGAGTGAAAGAGTGATGAGCTGTTTGAAGCATTTTCCCGGCAAGGGAAGGGTAGATGTTGACGCTCATCTGGATTTACCGATTCTGGACATCCCCCAATCTTTACTTTATGAATACGAACTGAGACCATTCAAGGAAATTCAAGCAGACTCGATAATGCCTTCGCATATATACATGCCTCAGCTTCAGGCCTCCCGGGTTCCGGCATCGATGTCGAGAGAGATATTGACGGATCTTGCCAGGAACGTGCTGAATTATCGGGGGGTCCTTGTCGCAGATGATCTGGGAATGGGGGGAGTGAGCAACTACTTCACGCCCGAGGAAGCCGCTATACAGGGTCTGAGAAATGGAATGGATTATCTGACTTACTGCCACGATCCGGTTGTCCAGAGAAGAGTCAAGAAGATTCTGATTAGAGAGATAGAAAAATCGCCGGAGCTGGAAAAGCGTTTCCAGGAATCTCTACAAAGAGTTGAGAAGTTCCGGGTAGAGGCGACCAGTGCCGACAGGTTCTCGATCGAAGAGATCGCCTCCCAGGAGAGTCTGAATGCGATGCAGGAGATTTCCGATAGATCTATCACGGCCATTCTGGAAGACAGTTCTCTTCTTCCCCTTCCAATCGAGAGTGTGAGCGGAATATTCTCTGTAAGACTTTCAAGATTGGTTCAAGTTGAAGACGGTCCCCAGAAGGGAGTTCCCACTGTGGCCAGAGAGATCGCGCAGATGTCAGACTGTCCGATAATTGACTTCTCGCCTAACATAACCGTCGAAGAAGCGGACAGACTGGCTGCCAATTCCCCGGGCAAGGGAGTAAGATTGGTCTTTACGGAGAACGCTCACCTTCACGAAGGTCAGAGAAAGTTACTCTTGAAGCTTTCGCAAAGAACGGGAAGAACGCTGGTAATAGCATTGAGAAACCCATACGATGCTTTCCTGGAAGGCGTTAAGAACTGCATAATCAGCTACGGCTACGAAGCGGTTTCGCAAAGGAGCCTTAAGAAGATTCTAGACGGCACGATCAAAGCGCAAGGGAAACTTCCGATAAAGATACCGCAGGAGGTCTAG
- the murQ gene encoding N-acetylmuramic acid 6-phosphate etherase, protein MKFDQLETERSNPRTRNLDELSTYEMLRIMNEEDATVPLSVREVLNEVASAVELCVRSLEMGGRIVYAGAGTSGRLGVLDAAEVVPTFGVSKDLFVTMIAGGQEALANAVEQAEDSIELGEEEAKKVDITEKDAVVGISASGRTPYVEGILKYARKQGARTILICNVGTPRLTELADVTIAVRTGPEVITGSTRLKAGTAQKMVLNMISTITMVKVGRVFGNYMIGVKILNRKLVDRATRIVSEISELSYEESEKILEASGREVPLAILMALTGLGKEKCEESLKRNRGHVRSALKELGGVS, encoded by the coding sequence ATGAAGTTTGATCAACTGGAGACAGAGAGATCTAATCCCAGAACGAGGAATTTAGATGAGCTATCGACGTACGAGATGCTTAGAATTATGAACGAAGAGGATGCAACAGTTCCACTGTCTGTTAGAGAGGTTCTCAATGAAGTTGCCTCTGCGGTTGAGTTATGCGTCAGGTCTCTTGAAATGGGAGGAAGAATCGTATATGCCGGTGCGGGCACAAGCGGCCGTCTAGGCGTTCTTGATGCTGCGGAGGTCGTTCCCACTTTTGGCGTTTCGAAAGACCTGTTTGTAACCATGATAGCCGGGGGCCAGGAAGCCCTCGCAAATGCAGTCGAACAAGCCGAGGACAGCATTGAGTTAGGCGAAGAAGAAGCAAAAAAGGTAGATATAACTGAAAAGGACGCTGTAGTGGGGATCTCGGCATCGGGACGGACACCTTATGTGGAAGGAATACTGAAGTACGCGCGAAAGCAGGGAGCCAGAACCATCTTGATATGCAACGTCGGGACTCCCCGGCTCACCGAGCTTGCCGATGTTACGATAGCCGTCAGGACCGGCCCCGAAGTGATTACCGGCAGTACAAGGCTGAAGGCCGGTACGGCTCAGAAGATGGTCTTGAACATGATCAGCACGATCACGATGGTCAAGGTCGGCAGAGTCTTCGGAAACTACATGATAGGGGTGAAGATCCTCAATCGCAAACTGGTGGATAGGGCAACCAGAATAGTCTCGGAGATCAGCGAGCTCTCTTACGAAGAATCGGAGAAGATACTGGAAGCCTCAGGCAGGGAGGTACCTCTTGCGATTCTCATGGCCCTTACCGGTCTCGGAAAGGAAAAGTGTGAGGAATCTCTCAAACGCAACAGGGGTCATGTGCGTTCGGCTCTCAAAGAACTTGGAGGGGTGAGTTGA
- a CDS encoding GntR family transcriptional regulator produces MIEAGAPVYYRIYKELKRRIGKGVYSKRLPTEKELCNEFNVSRLTLRRALDELKRESVIESAKGRGTFIVDEKREESISSLTGFTEEAARDKQRARSVVLSDGLMVPSEEIAKLFGIPDDAMVVLLERVRYLNDEPYGIERAYLNPLADIRILNIVNRDMSEASLYNILKNELSLVLDHALENIEVCRLTKEEAKHLKVNENSYGIRRERQTFTDKNICVEVVRSVYRGDRYRLKVVRRVE; encoded by the coding sequence TTGATAGAAGCGGGAGCTCCGGTCTACTACCGGATATATAAAGAACTTAAACGACGGATAGGAAAGGGAGTCTATTCGAAGAGACTTCCGACCGAAAAGGAGCTCTGCAATGAATTCAACGTAAGCAGACTTACGCTTCGAAGGGCTTTGGACGAGCTTAAAAGAGAGTCGGTTATCGAGTCTGCCAAAGGCCGGGGAACCTTTATTGTCGACGAGAAGCGAGAGGAGAGCATAAGCTCTCTTACAGGGTTCACCGAGGAGGCCGCCCGAGACAAGCAGAGGGCAAGATCCGTTGTCCTGAGCGATGGGTTGATGGTTCCGTCGGAAGAGATCGCAAAGCTCTTCGGAATTCCCGATGACGCGATGGTTGTGTTGCTGGAAAGGGTAAGATATCTCAACGACGAGCCCTACGGAATTGAAAGGGCTTACCTGAACCCGCTGGCAGATATCAGGATTCTCAACATCGTGAACAGAGATATGAGCGAGGCATCGCTTTATAATATCCTGAAGAACGAGCTTTCACTGGTTCTCGATCACGCGTTGGAGAACATCGAGGTCTGCAGACTGACGAAAGAAGAGGCGAAGCACCTCAAGGTCAACGAGAATAGCTATGGAATAAGACGCGAGAGACAGACATTTACCGACAAGAACATCTGTGTTGAAGTGGTGAGATCCGTATACAGAGGCGACCGTTACAGACTTAAAGTTGTGAGGAGAGTAGAATGA
- a CDS encoding BadF/BadG/BcrA/BcrD ATPase family protein, giving the protein MTRKIIAMDGGGTNLRVTCISSEARFRKNYGTGVNITAVSSANLVSIFSLVRDDVGIPDYIVAAFSGAGDKTREEKLRQALHYVFGNIEIEVIMDIEGLYRAAVGEARGVVVVSGTGSTVYGHDREGKAVKSGGWGHIFDDEGSAYWISKELITASLKYRDGLIPHDPIFDKLVEFFEMSTIEELVNLTLMPDMKTEIASFSRVALENPTGLARRIADEGIEILAKRTLNVLEKTGEVETIHTFGGSFASAYYNNKYSEMINNHRTTLFTGNVDEILAEQAFEKLNRS; this is encoded by the coding sequence ATGACCAGAAAGATAATAGCGATGGATGGAGGCGGGACGAATCTTAGAGTCACTTGCATATCCAGCGAGGCCAGGTTCAGGAAGAACTATGGCACCGGAGTCAATATTACGGCTGTCAGTAGCGCGAATTTAGTATCGATCTTCTCGCTGGTTCGAGACGACGTTGGAATTCCCGATTACATAGTCGCGGCCTTCTCCGGCGCTGGAGACAAGACTCGCGAAGAAAAGCTGAGACAGGCGCTGCATTATGTTTTCGGCAATATTGAGATTGAAGTTATCATGGATATAGAAGGTCTGTACAGAGCTGCCGTCGGAGAGGCTAGAGGTGTCGTGGTCGTTTCGGGAACGGGATCGACAGTCTACGGTCATGACCGGGAAGGAAAGGCCGTCAAGTCCGGCGGCTGGGGCCATATCTTCGATGACGAGGGAAGCGCCTACTGGATTTCTAAGGAATTGATCACTGCCTCTCTGAAGTATAGGGACGGTCTGATTCCTCACGACCCCATCTTCGACAAATTGGTCGAGTTCTTCGAAATGAGTACTATTGAAGAGCTCGTAAACCTCACCCTCATGCCCGACATGAAGACAGAGATAGCGTCTTTCAGCAGGGTGGCGCTTGAAAACCCCACCGGGCTTGCAAGAAGAATCGCTGACGAAGGAATAGAGATACTCGCAAAGAGAACACTCAATGTCCTGGAAAAAACAGGCGAGGTAGAAACCATCCATACATTTGGTGGTTCCTTTGCCTCGGCCTACTATAACAATAAGTATTCAGAGATGATAAACAATCACAGGACAACGCTCTTCACGGGCAATGTCGATGAGATCCTTGCCGAGCAGGCATTCGAGAAACTCAATAGATCCTGA
- a CDS encoding exo-beta-N-acetylmuramidase NamZ family protein produces MKVKLGIDCLLESDILKKKRIGLLTNSSGVNGDLKINVDLMLNGGFNIVKLFGPEHGISGAAADGVSVNNAVDPKYGIPIYSLFGDVIRPTEEMLSGIDAFVYDIQDVGLRFYTYLYSLVYSMEECAKRGIEVVILDRPDPLSCKIAGPTIKKRLDSIVGGYGLALRYGMTVGEVAKYFNKVFDIGADLTVVPMENYEKYMYYDETGHLWSTPSPNIPSLEHAILYSGFCLFEGTNLSMGRGTVHPFKYIGAPWIDSAPLYKELKEHDHPGVAFRERSFIPGAFKLHDQPCNGLEFYVTDRNAIKPLELALDIIATLMKLWPEKFDWDVHYHGTSIPLNKMWDGRYHFDLIMGDEQYRERLLEGATAAELSGLWKDEQREFENLVREFRIY; encoded by the coding sequence ATGAAAGTTAAGCTTGGTATAGACTGTCTCTTAGAGAGCGACATACTGAAGAAGAAACGGATCGGGTTGCTGACGAATTCGAGCGGCGTAAACGGAGATCTGAAAATCAACGTCGATCTCATGCTGAACGGGGGATTCAACATCGTGAAGCTTTTCGGACCCGAGCACGGTATCTCGGGAGCCGCAGCCGATGGAGTGAGCGTCAACAACGCGGTGGACCCAAAGTATGGTATACCGATCTATTCGCTCTTTGGAGATGTGATAAGACCGACGGAAGAGATGCTTTCCGGAATCGATGCCTTCGTTTACGATATTCAGGACGTAGGTCTTAGATTCTATACTTATCTCTACTCCCTCGTCTATTCAATGGAGGAGTGCGCGAAAAGGGGGATAGAGGTAGTCATCCTCGATAGACCAGATCCGCTTTCATGCAAGATCGCGGGCCCCACAATAAAGAAGAGGCTTGACAGCATTGTCGGCGGGTACGGCCTGGCTCTGAGATATGGCATGACCGTTGGAGAGGTGGCAAAGTACTTCAACAAGGTCTTCGATATCGGTGCCGATCTTACAGTAGTTCCGATGGAGAATTACGAGAAGTATATGTACTATGATGAGACCGGTCATCTCTGGAGCACACCTTCCCCGAATATTCCCTCGCTCGAGCACGCAATACTCTACTCGGGCTTCTGCCTCTTCGAGGGCACGAACCTGTCAATGGGGCGCGGTACCGTTCATCCCTTCAAATACATAGGAGCGCCATGGATCGACTCGGCACCGCTCTATAAGGAACTTAAAGAGCACGATCATCCTGGTGTTGCCTTCAGAGAGAGGAGTTTCATTCCGGGAGCATTCAAGCTTCACGACCAGCCCTGTAATGGCCTCGAGTTCTATGTTACTGATAGAAACGCAATCAAACCTTTGGAACTTGCCCTAGATATTATCGCCACTCTCATGAAGCTTTGGCCGGAAAAATTCGACTGGGATGTTCATTATCACGGAACCAGCATCCCACTGAACAAGATGTGGGACGGCAGGTACCATTTCGACCTTATAATGGGCGACGAGCAGTACAGAGAAAGGCTCCTGGAAGGAGCCACGGCCGCCGAACTTTCCGGGTTGTGGAAAGACGAGCAGAGAGAGTTCGAGAATCTAGTAAGAGAGTTCAGGATCTATTGA